A single region of the Gorilla gorilla gorilla isolate KB3781 chromosome 1, NHGRI_mGorGor1-v2.1_pri, whole genome shotgun sequence genome encodes:
- the LRRC8C gene encoding volume-regulated anion channel subunit LRRC8C isoform X2 yields the protein MQDKIICLPKRVQPAQNHSSLSNVSQAVASTTPLPPPKPSPANPITVEMKGLKTDLDLQQYSFINQMCYERALHWYAKYFPYLVLIHTLVFMLCSNFWFKFPGSSSKIEHFISILGKCFDSPWTTRALSEVSGEDSEEKDNRKNNMNRSNTIQSGPEGSLVNSQSLKSIPEKFVVDKSTAGALDKKEGEQAKALFEKVKKFRLHVEEGDILYAMYVRQTVLKVIKFLIIIAYNSALVSKVQFTVDCNVDIQDMTGYKNFSCNHTMAHLFSKLSFCYLCFVSIYGLTCLYTLYWLFYRSLREYSFEYVRQETGIDDIPDVKNDFAFMLHMIDQYDPLYSKRFAVFLSEVSENKLKQLNLNNEWTPDKLRQKLQTNAHNRLELPLIMLSGLPDTVFEITELQSLKLEIIKNVMIPATIAQLDNLQELSLHQCSVKIHSAALSFLKENLKVLSVKFDDMRELPPWMYGLRNLEELYLVGSLSHDISRNVTLESLRDLKSLKILSIKSNVSKIPQAVVDVSSHLQKMCIHNDGTKLVMLNNLKKMTNLTELELVHCDLERIPHAVFSLLSLQELDLKENNLKSIEEIVSFQHLRKLTVLKLWHNSITYIPEHIKKLTSLERLSFSHNKIEVLPSHLFLCNKIRYLDLSYNDIRFIPPEIGVLQSLQYFSITCNKVESLPDELYFCKKLKTLKIGKNSLSVLSPKIGNLLFLSYLDVKGNHFEILPPELGDCRALKRAGLVVEDALFETLPSDVREQMKTE from the coding sequence ATGCAAGACAAGATAATCTGCCTTCCGAAAAGAGTGCAGCCTGCTCAGAACCACTCTTCCCTTTCGAATGTCTCTCAAGCAGTTGCCAGTACCACTCCACTGCCTCCACCTAAACCATCTCCTGCTAACCCCATCACTGTGGAAATGAAAGGCCTGAAGACAGATTTGGACCTTCAGCAGTACAGCTTTATAAATCAGATGTGTTATGAGCGAGCCCTCCACTGGTATGCCAAGTATTTCCCTTACCTTGTCCTCATCCATACCCTGGTCTTTATGCTCTGCAGTAACTTTTGGTTCAAATTCCCTGGCTCCAGCTCCAAAATAGAACATTTCATCTCCATTCTGGGGAAGTGTTTTGACTCTCCTTGGACCACACGGGCTTTATCTGAAGTGTctggggaggactcagaagaaaagGACAACAGGAAGAACAACATGAACAGGTCCAACACCATCCAATCTGGTCCAGAAGGCAGCCTGGTCAACTCTCAGTCTTTAAAGTCCATTCCTGAGAAGTTTGTAGTTGATAAATCCACTGCAGGGGCTCTGGATAAAAAGGAAGGTGAGCAGGCTAAGGCCTTATTTGAGAAGGTGAAGAAGTTCAGGCTGCATGTGGAAGAAGGTGATATTCTATATGCCATGTATGTTCGCCAGACTGTACTTAAAGTTATCAAATTCCTAATCATCATTGCATATAATAGTGCTCTGGTTTCCAAGGTCCAGTTTACAGTGGACTGTAATGTGGACATTCAGGACATGACTGGATATAAAAACTTTTCTTGCAATCATACCATGGCACACTTGTTCTCAAAACTGTCCTTTTGCTATCTGTGCTTTGTTAGTATCTATGGATTGACGTGCCTTTATACCTTATACTGGCTGTTCTACCGTTCTCTACGGGaatattcctttgagtatgtCCGTCAGGAGACTGGAATTGATGATATTCCAGATGTGAAAAATGACTTTGCTTTTATGCTTCATATGATAGATCAGTATGACCCTCTCTATTCCAAGAGATTTGCAGTGTTCCTGTCTGAAGTCAGTGAAAACAAATTAAAGCAGCTGAACTTAAATAACGAATGGACTCCTGATAAACTGAGGCAGAAGCTACAGACAAATGCCCATAATCGACTGGAATTGCCTCTTATCATGCTCTCTGGCCTTCCAGACACTGTTTTTGAAATCACAGAGTTGCAATCTCTAAAACTTGAAATCATTAAGAACGTAATGATACCAGCCACCATTGCACAGCTAGACAATCTTCAAGAGCTCTCTCTGCACCAGTGTTCTGTCAAAATCCACAGTGCGGCGCTCTCTTTCCTGAAGGAAAACCTCAAGGTCTTGAGCGTCAAGTTTGATGACATGAGGGAACTCCCCCCCTGGATGTATGGGCTCCGAAATCTGGAAGAGCTGTACCTAGTTGGCTCTCTAAGTCATGATATTTCCAGAAATGTCACCCTTGAGTCTCTGAGGGATCTCAAAAGCCTTAAAATTCTCTCTATCAAAAGCAACGTTTCCAAAATCCCTCAGGCAGTGGTTGATGTTTCCAGCCATCTCCAGAAGATGTGCATACATAATGATGGCACCAAGCTGGTGATGCTCAACAACTTAAAGAAGATGACCAATCTGACAGAGCTGGAGCTGGTCCACTGTGACCTGGAGCGTATTCCTCATGCTGTGTTCAGCCTACTCAGCCTCCAGGAATTGGACCTGAAGGAAAACAATCTGAAATCTATAGAAGAAATCGTTAGCTTTCAGCACTTAAGAAAGTTGACAGTGCTAAAACTGTGGCATAACAGCATCACCTACATCCCAGAGCATATAAAGAAACTCACCAGCCTGGAACGCCTGTCCTTTAGTCACAATAAAATAGAGGTGCTGCCTTCCCACCTCTTCCTATGCAACAAGATCCGATACTTGGACTTATCGTACAATGACATTCGATTTATCCCACCTGAAATTGGAGTTCTACAAAGTTTACAGTATTTTTCCATCACATGTAACAAAGTGGAAAGCCTTCCAGATGAACTCTACTTCTGCAAGAAACTTAAAACTCTGAAGATTGGGAAAAACAGCCTATCTGTACTTTCACCGAAAATTGGAAATTTGCTATTTCTTTCCTACTTAGATGTAAAAGGTAATCACTTTGAAATCCTCCCTCCTGAACTGGGTGACTGTCGGGCTCTGAAGCGAGCTGGTTTAGTTGTAGAAGATGCTCTGTTTGAAACTCTGCCTTCTGACGTCCGGGagcaaatgaaaacagaataa
- the LRRC8C gene encoding volume-regulated anion channel subunit LRRC8C isoform X1 has product MIPVTEFRQFSEQQPAFRVLKPWWDVFTDYLSVAMLMIGVFGCTLQVMQDKIICLPKRVQPAQNHSSLSNVSQAVASTTPLPPPKPSPANPITVEMKGLKTDLDLQQYSFINQMCYERALHWYAKYFPYLVLIHTLVFMLCSNFWFKFPGSSSKIEHFISILGKCFDSPWTTRALSEVSGEDSEEKDNRKNNMNRSNTIQSGPEGSLVNSQSLKSIPEKFVVDKSTAGALDKKEGEQAKALFEKVKKFRLHVEEGDILYAMYVRQTVLKVIKFLIIIAYNSALVSKVQFTVDCNVDIQDMTGYKNFSCNHTMAHLFSKLSFCYLCFVSIYGLTCLYTLYWLFYRSLREYSFEYVRQETGIDDIPDVKNDFAFMLHMIDQYDPLYSKRFAVFLSEVSENKLKQLNLNNEWTPDKLRQKLQTNAHNRLELPLIMLSGLPDTVFEITELQSLKLEIIKNVMIPATIAQLDNLQELSLHQCSVKIHSAALSFLKENLKVLSVKFDDMRELPPWMYGLRNLEELYLVGSLSHDISRNVTLESLRDLKSLKILSIKSNVSKIPQAVVDVSSHLQKMCIHNDGTKLVMLNNLKKMTNLTELELVHCDLERIPHAVFSLLSLQELDLKENNLKSIEEIVSFQHLRKLTVLKLWHNSITYIPEHIKKLTSLERLSFSHNKIEVLPSHLFLCNKIRYLDLSYNDIRFIPPEIGVLQSLQYFSITCNKVESLPDELYFCKKLKTLKIGKNSLSVLSPKIGNLLFLSYLDVKGNHFEILPPELGDCRALKRAGLVVEDALFETLPSDVREQMKTE; this is encoded by the coding sequence GTCATGCAAGACAAGATAATCTGCCTTCCGAAAAGAGTGCAGCCTGCTCAGAACCACTCTTCCCTTTCGAATGTCTCTCAAGCAGTTGCCAGTACCACTCCACTGCCTCCACCTAAACCATCTCCTGCTAACCCCATCACTGTGGAAATGAAAGGCCTGAAGACAGATTTGGACCTTCAGCAGTACAGCTTTATAAATCAGATGTGTTATGAGCGAGCCCTCCACTGGTATGCCAAGTATTTCCCTTACCTTGTCCTCATCCATACCCTGGTCTTTATGCTCTGCAGTAACTTTTGGTTCAAATTCCCTGGCTCCAGCTCCAAAATAGAACATTTCATCTCCATTCTGGGGAAGTGTTTTGACTCTCCTTGGACCACACGGGCTTTATCTGAAGTGTctggggaggactcagaagaaaagGACAACAGGAAGAACAACATGAACAGGTCCAACACCATCCAATCTGGTCCAGAAGGCAGCCTGGTCAACTCTCAGTCTTTAAAGTCCATTCCTGAGAAGTTTGTAGTTGATAAATCCACTGCAGGGGCTCTGGATAAAAAGGAAGGTGAGCAGGCTAAGGCCTTATTTGAGAAGGTGAAGAAGTTCAGGCTGCATGTGGAAGAAGGTGATATTCTATATGCCATGTATGTTCGCCAGACTGTACTTAAAGTTATCAAATTCCTAATCATCATTGCATATAATAGTGCTCTGGTTTCCAAGGTCCAGTTTACAGTGGACTGTAATGTGGACATTCAGGACATGACTGGATATAAAAACTTTTCTTGCAATCATACCATGGCACACTTGTTCTCAAAACTGTCCTTTTGCTATCTGTGCTTTGTTAGTATCTATGGATTGACGTGCCTTTATACCTTATACTGGCTGTTCTACCGTTCTCTACGGGaatattcctttgagtatgtCCGTCAGGAGACTGGAATTGATGATATTCCAGATGTGAAAAATGACTTTGCTTTTATGCTTCATATGATAGATCAGTATGACCCTCTCTATTCCAAGAGATTTGCAGTGTTCCTGTCTGAAGTCAGTGAAAACAAATTAAAGCAGCTGAACTTAAATAACGAATGGACTCCTGATAAACTGAGGCAGAAGCTACAGACAAATGCCCATAATCGACTGGAATTGCCTCTTATCATGCTCTCTGGCCTTCCAGACACTGTTTTTGAAATCACAGAGTTGCAATCTCTAAAACTTGAAATCATTAAGAACGTAATGATACCAGCCACCATTGCACAGCTAGACAATCTTCAAGAGCTCTCTCTGCACCAGTGTTCTGTCAAAATCCACAGTGCGGCGCTCTCTTTCCTGAAGGAAAACCTCAAGGTCTTGAGCGTCAAGTTTGATGACATGAGGGAACTCCCCCCCTGGATGTATGGGCTCCGAAATCTGGAAGAGCTGTACCTAGTTGGCTCTCTAAGTCATGATATTTCCAGAAATGTCACCCTTGAGTCTCTGAGGGATCTCAAAAGCCTTAAAATTCTCTCTATCAAAAGCAACGTTTCCAAAATCCCTCAGGCAGTGGTTGATGTTTCCAGCCATCTCCAGAAGATGTGCATACATAATGATGGCACCAAGCTGGTGATGCTCAACAACTTAAAGAAGATGACCAATCTGACAGAGCTGGAGCTGGTCCACTGTGACCTGGAGCGTATTCCTCATGCTGTGTTCAGCCTACTCAGCCTCCAGGAATTGGACCTGAAGGAAAACAATCTGAAATCTATAGAAGAAATCGTTAGCTTTCAGCACTTAAGAAAGTTGACAGTGCTAAAACTGTGGCATAACAGCATCACCTACATCCCAGAGCATATAAAGAAACTCACCAGCCTGGAACGCCTGTCCTTTAGTCACAATAAAATAGAGGTGCTGCCTTCCCACCTCTTCCTATGCAACAAGATCCGATACTTGGACTTATCGTACAATGACATTCGATTTATCCCACCTGAAATTGGAGTTCTACAAAGTTTACAGTATTTTTCCATCACATGTAACAAAGTGGAAAGCCTTCCAGATGAACTCTACTTCTGCAAGAAACTTAAAACTCTGAAGATTGGGAAAAACAGCCTATCTGTACTTTCACCGAAAATTGGAAATTTGCTATTTCTTTCCTACTTAGATGTAAAAGGTAATCACTTTGAAATCCTCCCTCCTGAACTGGGTGACTGTCGGGCTCTGAAGCGAGCTGGTTTAGTTGTAGAAGATGCTCTGTTTGAAACTCTGCCTTCTGACGTCCGGGagcaaatgaaaacagaataa